A genomic region of Ochotona princeps isolate mOchPri1 chromosome 17, mOchPri1.hap1, whole genome shotgun sequence contains the following coding sequences:
- the LOC101526351 gene encoding diazepam-binding inhibitor-like 5: MSQVEFEMACAALKQLKNPLSDQEKLLMYSLYKQATQGDCNLPVPPVSEVRAKAKWEAWNKIKGMSKMDAMRNYVAKVDELKKNEAA; the protein is encoded by the coding sequence atgagccaggtggaatttgAGATGGCGTGCGCGGCCCTCAAGCAGCTCAAGAACCCTCTGAGCGACCAGGAGAAGCTGCTGATGTACAGCCTCTACAAACAGGCCACTCAGGGCGACTGCaacctccctgtgcctcctgtCTCAGAGGTGAGAGCCAAGGCCAAGTGGGAGGCGTGGAACAAGATCAAAGGCATGTCCAAGATGGACGCCATGAGGAACTATGTGGCCAAAGTGGATGAGCTGAAGAAAAACGAGGCTGCTTAA
- the GEMIN4 gene encoding gem-associated protein 4 produces the protein MDLGPLNICEEMTILHGGFLLAEQLFRPKALAELTKSDWEHVGQPIVEALREISSATAQSQPFAWKKKALIIIWAKVLQPSPVTPSDTEARWQEDVFFSVGNMIPTINHTVLFELLKSLEASGLFIQLLMALPTTVCRAELERFLEHMSIDTSSKDVAFFLDVWWEMMKHKGGQQDPLLSQFRTMAHKYLPSSDEFSHPPKRFKSDPAVCPTMPLLAMLLHGLKQIQSRILCLGMKCCALANLADMLTVFALVEDDPQEVSATMYLDKLATVISVWNSDMQNPYHQQALVEKVKEAERDISLTSLAKLPSETIFLGFEFMHSLLREWGEELQAMLNSSQGTSYDSYRLCDSLTSFSQNLRLYLASSNLPKEERQVVFELARCVEDFLRRTSGVLKDKGSEDITAAIAMAIIEQKMDRHMEMCYIFASEKKWAFSDEWVACLVNNRALFRDPDLILRLLETVIEVTSMDRTIPKPQMKQVINLILECYTDLSLPDKNKVLSGVLHSWGRKGLSEKLLPYLEHFQEDLNTTFNQLTQGTSEQGLARAVGSVARLVLLYPEITVKKMCSMAVINLGTHRFLAQILTAFPALRFTEDEGGPRSSCTFVVSCLKETVWTKFSTPKEEKQFLELLSLLLSPVKPQGIPVAALLEPDEVLKEFVLPFLRLDMEEVDLSLKIFLQTLEANASLEEYWLQTCSPFPLIFSLCQLLDGFSKYWQLPKEKRCLSLEDKDLVIRLLALLCEIVLANVDAFSPDSWIKSLSWLHRKLEQLDWTVGLRLKNFFEGHFKCEVPTTLFEICKLSEAEWTSQAHPGYGPGTGLLAWMECGYISGSVSEQMLSLLVVDVGNPEEVRLFSKGFLVALVQVMPWCSPQEWQLLHQLTRKLLEQQLLHVPYSLEYIQFIPLLNLKPFAQELQLSVLFLRTFQFLCSQSCRNWLPTEGWSHVVKLLCSSVTSLLDSVRLTQSAVPWAQGKEQDLTQEALFVCTQVFCHVLHIMAMLPQEVCEPLYVLALEILTCYETLSKTHPSASSLLQKVNEQRFLKSIAENISPQERRQTLLQKINSF, from the exons ATGGACCTAG GCCCCTTGAACATCTGTGAGGAAATGACCATTCTGCATGGGGGCTTCCTGCTGGCTGAGCAGCTCTTCCGCCCCAAAGCACTGGCAGAATTAACCAAGTCCGACTGGGAACATGTCGGACAGCCCATCGTGGAGGCCCTGAGGGAGATCTCCTCAGCCACAGCACAGTCCCAGCCCTTTGCCTGGAAGAAGAAAGCTCTGATCATCATCTGGGCCAAGGTTCTTCAGCCCTCTCCTGTCACCCCCTCCGACACCGAAGCACGCTGGCAGGAAGACGTCTTCTTCTCTGTGGGAAACATGATCCCCACCATCAACCACACGGTGCTCTTCGAGCTGCTCAAGTCCCTGGAAGCTTCGggacttttcatccagctcctgaTGGCCCTGCCCACCACCGTGTGCCGGGCAGAGCTGGAGCGCTTCCTGGAGCACATGTCCATTGACACGTCTTCCAAGGATGTGGCCTTCTTCCTCGACGTCTGGTGGGAGATGATGAAGCACAAGGGTGGCCAGCAGgacccactgctctcccagttcAGGACAATGGCCCATAAGTACTTGCCCTCCTCAGACGAGTTCTCCCATCCCCCGAAGAGGTTTAAGTCAGACCCAGCCGTGTGTCCGACCATGCCCCTGCTGGCCATGCTGCTTCATGGGCTGAAGCAAATCCAGAGCAGGATCCTGTGCCTGGGGATGAAGTGCTGTGCACTGGCCAACCTGGCCGACATGCTCACTGTGTTTGCACTGGTGGAGGACGACCCTCAGGAAGTGTCCGCTACCATGTACCTGGACAAGCTGGCCACGGTGATCTCTGTGTGGAATTCAGACATGCAGAACCCTTACCACCAACAGGCCTTGGTAGAGAAGGTCAAGGAGGCAGAGCGGGACATCAGCCTGACCTCCCTGGCCAAACTGCCGAGTGAGACCATCTTCCTGGGGTTTGAGTTCATGCACAGCCTGCTGCGGGAGTGGGGAGAGGAGCTGCAGGCCATGCTgaacagcagccagggcacgagCTATGACAGCTACCGGCTGTGTGACAGCCTGACATCCTTCAGCCAGAACCTGAGGCTCTACCTGGCCTCCAGCAACCTGCccaaggaggagaggcaggtggTATTCGAGCTGGCCAGGTGTGTCGAGGACTTCCTGAGGAGAACCAGCGGGGTGCTAAAGGACAAGGGCTCTGAGGACATCACTGCTGCCATTGCCATGGCCATTATTGAGCAGAAGATGGACCGACACATGGAAATGTGCTACATTTTTGCCTCTGAGAAGAAGTGGGCCTTCTCAGACGAGTGGGTAGCCTGCCTGGTTAATAACAGGGCTCTCTTCCGAGATCCAGACTTGATTTTAAGGCTGCTGGAAACAGTGATTGAAGTCACCTCCATGGACAGAACCATTCCCAAACCTCAGATGAAACAGGTGATCAACCTCATCCTGGAATGTTACACAGACCTCTCCCTGCCAGATAAAAACAAAGTGCTGTCAGGCGTCCTGCATTCCTGGGGACGCAAGGGCCTCTCAGAGAAGCTCTTGCCTTACCTGGAGCATTTCCAGGAAGACCTCAATACAACTTTCAACCAGCTCACCCAGGGCACCTCGGAGCAGGGCCTGGCTCGAGCTGTGGGGTCTGTGGCCCGCCTGGTGCTGCTGTACCCGGAAATCACAGTGAAGAAGATGTGCAGCATGGCTGTGATCAACCTCGGCACCCACAGGTTCCTGGCGCAGATCCTCACGGCTTTCCCCGCCCTCAGGTTCACAGAAGATGAAGGGGGCCCACGCTCATCCTGCACTTTCGTGGTGTCATGCCTCAAAGAAACCGTCTGGACAAAGTTCTCCACccccaaagaagaaaaacagttttTGGAGCTGCTGAGCTTGCTGCTGAGCCCCGTGAAGCCCCAGGGGATTCCAGTCGCAGCCCTCCTGGAGCCCGACGAGGTGCTGAAGgagtttgttctgcccttcctGAGGCTGGATATGGAAGAGGTGGACCTCAGCCTGAAGATCTTCCTGCAGACCCTCGAGGCGAATGCAAGCTTAGAGGAGtactggcttcagacctgctccCCTTTCCCCCTCATCTTCAGCTTGTGCCAGCTGCTGGATGGCTTCAGCAAGTACTGGCAGCTGCCCAAGGAGAAGCGGTGCCTCTCCCTGGAGGACAAGGATCTGGTGATCCGGCTCCTGGCTCTCCTCTGTGAGATTGTGCTAGCCAATGTGGACGCCTTCTCCCCAGACAGCTGGATCAAGTCTCTGTCCTGGCTCCACCGTAAGCTGGAGCAGCTAGACTGGACTGTGGGCCTCAGACTCAAGAACTTCTTTGAGGGCCACTTCAAGTGTGAGGTGCCCACCACCCTTTTTGAGATCTGTAAGCTCTCTGAGGCTGAGTGGACCTCCCAGGCCCACCCGGGGtacgggcctggcacggggcttCTGGCCTGGATGGAGTGTGGCTACATCTCTGGCAGTGTCTCCGAACAGATGCTGTCTCTCCTGGTGGTGGACGTGGGCAATCCTGAGGAGGTCCGATTGTTCAGCAAGGGCTTTCTGGTGGCCCTGGTGCAGGTCATGCCTTGGTGCAGCCCCCAGGAGTGGCAACTCCTTCACCAGCTGACCAGGAAGCTGTTGGAGCAGCAGCTCCTCCATGTCCCGTACAGCCTGGAGTACATCCAGTTTATTCCCCTGCTCAACCTGAAGCCTTTTGCCCAGGAGCTGCAGCTCTCCGTGCTCTTCTTAAGGACTTTCCAGTTTCTCTGCAGCCAGAGTTGTCGCAACTGGCTTCCCACGGAAGGCTGGAGCCACGTGGTCAAACTCCTGTGCAGCAGTGTGACCAGCCTCCTAGACTCAGTCAGGCTGACACAGTCAGCTGTGCCCTGggcccaaggcaaggagcaggacttgacccaggaagccctgtttgtCTGTACGCAGGTTTTCTGTCATGTTCTACACATCATGGCCATGCTCCCCCAGGAGGTCTGTGAGCCACTGTACGTGCTGGCCTTGGAAATCCTCACCTGCTATGAAACCCTGAGCAAGACCCATCCTTCTGCGAGCTCCCTGTTACAGAAGGTGAATGAGCAGCGCTTCCTAAAGTCCATCGCGGAGAACATCAGCCCCCAGGAGCGGCGCCAGACCCTGTTGCAAAAGATCAACAGCTTCTGA
- the TLCD3A gene encoding TLC domain-containing protein 3A isoform X1: MLLTLAWGSVFFPGLFAFCTWALRRSRPEWTETDCAMISTRLVSSVQAVLATGSGIVVIRSCNDVISDRHWLAREYVWFFIPYMIYDTYAMYLCEWYRTRDQNLSHSSTFRNFLSQNRLMITHHAVILFVLVPVAQRLRGHLGDFFVGCIFTAELSTPFVSLGRVLIQLKQQHTLLYKVNGILTLATFLSCRILLFPFMYWAYGQQQGLSLIQVPFNIPFYCNVANAFLIAPQIYWFSLLCRKAARLFDVPEVKKDG; this comes from the exons ATGCTGCTGACGCTGGCCTGGGGCTCTGTCTTCTTCCCTGGACTCTTCGCATTTTGCACCTGGGCGCTGCGCCGCTCGAGGCCGGAATGGACGGAGACCGACTGCGCGATGATCAGCACCAG GCTCGTTTCTTCGGTACAGGCTGTGCTAGCCACGGGCTCAGGGATCGTGGTCATCCGTTCCTGCAACGACGTGATCAGCGACAG GCACTGGCTTGCCCGAGAATATGTTTGGTTTTTTATTCCATACATGATCTATGATACTTATGCCATGTACCTCTGTGAGTGGTACCGAACCAGAGACCAGAACCTCAGCCACTCCAGCACGTTCCGAAACTTCCTAAGTCAGAACCGCCTCATGATCACGCACCATGCGGTCATTCTGTTTGTCCTTGTACCGGTTGCACAG AGACTCCGGGGACACCTTGGGGATTTCTTTGTTGGCTGCATCTTCACTGCAGAATTGAGCACTCCGTTTGTGTCACTGGGCAGAGTTCTGATTCAG ctaaagcagcagcacaccctCCTGTACAAGGTGAACGGAATCCTCACGCTGGCCACCTTCCTTTCCTGCCGGATTCTCCTTTTTCCCTTTATGTACTGGGCCTATGGCCAACAGCAGGGGCTAAGCCTGATCCAAGTGCCATTCAATATCCCTTTCTACTGCAATGTGGCCAATGCCTTCCTCATCGCTCCCCAGatctactggttctctctgcTCTGCAGAAAAGCAGCCCGACTCTTTGATGTTCCCGAGGTCAAAAAGGATGGCTAA
- the TLCD3A gene encoding TLC domain-containing protein 3A isoform X3 yields MLLTLAWGSVFFPGLFAFCTWALRRSRPEWTETDCAMISTRLVSSVQAVLATGSGIVVIRSCNDVISDRDSGDTLGISLLAASSLQN; encoded by the exons ATGCTGCTGACGCTGGCCTGGGGCTCTGTCTTCTTCCCTGGACTCTTCGCATTTTGCACCTGGGCGCTGCGCCGCTCGAGGCCGGAATGGACGGAGACCGACTGCGCGATGATCAGCACCAG GCTCGTTTCTTCGGTACAGGCTGTGCTAGCCACGGGCTCAGGGATCGTGGTCATCCGTTCCTGCAACGACGTGATCAGCGACAG AGACTCCGGGGACACCTTGGGGATTTCTTTGTTGGCTGCATCTTCACTGCAGAATTGA
- the TLCD3A gene encoding TLC domain-containing protein 3A isoform X2, with amino-acid sequence MLLTLAWGSVFFPGLFAFCTWALRRSRPEWTETDCAMISTRLVSSVQAVLATGSGIVVIRSCNDVISDRHWLAREYVWFFIPYMIYDTYAMYLCEWYRTRDQNLSHSSTFRNFLSQNRLMITHHAVILFVLVPVAQVHVFPVNTFLARKGEGNAKNTHSPENLWSSRHFRALGSVTWMERLGP; translated from the exons ATGCTGCTGACGCTGGCCTGGGGCTCTGTCTTCTTCCCTGGACTCTTCGCATTTTGCACCTGGGCGCTGCGCCGCTCGAGGCCGGAATGGACGGAGACCGACTGCGCGATGATCAGCACCAG GCTCGTTTCTTCGGTACAGGCTGTGCTAGCCACGGGCTCAGGGATCGTGGTCATCCGTTCCTGCAACGACGTGATCAGCGACAG GCACTGGCTTGCCCGAGAATATGTTTGGTTTTTTATTCCATACATGATCTATGATACTTATGCCATGTACCTCTGTGAGTGGTACCGAACCAGAGACCAGAACCTCAGCCACTCCAGCACGTTCCGAAACTTCCTAAGTCAGAACCGCCTCATGATCACGCACCATGCGGTCATTCTGTTTGTCCTTGTACCGGTTGCACAG GTTCATGTTTTCCCCGTGAACACCTTCCTAGCCAGAAAGGGAGAGGGCAATGCAAAGAACACACACAGTCCTGAGAACCTATGGAGCAGCAGGCACTTCAGAGCTCTGGGCTCTGTCACCTGGATGGAGAGACTGGGCCCCTAA
- the LOC131482423 gene encoding SRSF protein kinase 1-like: MERKVLALQARKKRTKAKKDKAQRKSETQHRGSAPHSESDLPEQEEEILGSDDDEQEDPNDYCKGGYHLVKIGDLFNGRYHVIRKLGWGHFSTVWLSWDIQGKKFVAMKVVKSAEHYTETALDEIRLLKSVRNSDPSDPNREMVVQLLDDFKISGVNGTRTQEHTFDLCLNIFLRILLLAFFSPFQTNQSKKRHF, encoded by the coding sequence ATGGAGCGGAAAGTGCTTGCGCTCCAGGCCCGCAAGAAAAGGACCAAGGCCAAGAAGGACAAAGCGCAAAGGAAATCTGAAACTCAGCACCGAGGTTCTGCTCCCCACTCTGAGAGTGATCTGCCAGAGCAAGAAGAGGAGATTCTGGGGTCAGACGATGATGAGCAGGAAGATCCCAATGATTATTGTAAAGGAGGTTATCATCTTGTGAAAATCGGAGATCTATTCAACGGGAGATACCATGTGATCCGAAAGCTGGGCTGGGGTCACTTTTCAACAGTGTGGTTGTCATGGGATATTCAGGGGAAGAAGTTTGTGGCCATGAAAGTAGTTAAAAGTGCTgaacattatactgaaacagcaCTAGATGAAATCCGGTTGCTGAAATCAGTTCGCAATTCAGACCCCAGTGATCCCAATAGAGAAATGGTTGTTCAGCTACTAGATGACTTCAAAATATCAGGAGTAAATGGAACACGAACACAGGAACACACATTTGATCTATGTCTGAATATCTTTTTGAGAATAttgcttttggcttttttttcccctttccagaCAAACCAAAGTAAAAAGAGACATTTTTAG